The Sphingobium sp. JS3065 genome includes a region encoding these proteins:
- the istB gene encoding IS21-like element helper ATPase IstB has protein sequence MNQGGAASRVDNIRRSLVHLKMPRALEMLDATLRGIEQGKIDGIEAIDILLNEELSLRENRRIKAALRMARLPIIKTLDGYDFSFQPSLDRNRILALAGLDFINRAEVVHLLGPPGTGKSHIATALAVEAVKAGKSVYFIPLADLIASLTKAEREGTLRERIRFLCRSALLVVDEIGYLPVTPGGGNLFFQLVNARYEKGAMILTSNRGFAEWGDVFGDPVVATALLDRLLHHAVVIQIEGSSYRMRQHADLLPEHARMAPSINPPPLPKRRGRPPAKENPDLHHG, from the coding sequence ATGAACCAAGGGGGTGCCGCATCCCGCGTCGATAATATCCGCCGCAGCCTGGTCCATCTCAAAATGCCACGCGCTCTGGAGATGCTCGACGCCACCCTGCGCGGCATAGAGCAGGGCAAAATCGATGGCATCGAGGCCATCGACATATTGCTGAACGAAGAACTATCGCTCCGGGAGAACCGCAGGATCAAGGCGGCCCTGCGCATGGCAAGGCTGCCGATCATCAAGACGCTGGACGGATATGACTTCTCCTTCCAGCCATCGCTCGACCGGAACCGCATCCTGGCGCTCGCTGGCCTGGACTTCATCAACCGGGCCGAGGTGGTGCATCTGTTGGGTCCGCCCGGTACCGGAAAAAGCCATATCGCCACTGCTCTTGCAGTCGAGGCCGTGAAGGCGGGCAAGAGCGTCTACTTCATCCCGCTCGCCGATCTGATCGCTTCACTGACCAAGGCGGAACGGGAGGGCACGCTGCGCGAAAGGATCCGCTTCCTATGCCGATCCGCGCTGCTCGTCGTAGACGAGATCGGGTATCTCCCTGTTACGCCGGGCGGTGGCAACCTGTTCTTCCAACTCGTCAATGCCCGATACGAAAAGGGCGCTATGATCCTGACATCCAACCGCGGCTTTGCCGAATGGGGTGATGTCTTTGGCGATCCGGTGGTGGCCACCGCGCTGCTCGACCGCCTCCTTCACCACGCGGTGGTCATCCAGATCGAGGGCTCCAGCTATCGCATGCGACAGCACGCTGACCTGCTGCCCGAGCATGCGCGCATGGCACCGTCCATCAACCCGCCGCCCTTGCCCAAACGGCGTGGCCGCCCGCCAGCAAAGGAAAATCCCGATCTCCATCACGGCTGA
- a CDS encoding HNH endonuclease, translating to MSKLKALRSALPSLPSTVAYAPKDEREYDRHRDQQHWRKWYHTARWKKLRWAVLVRDLFTCTRCGRLENDTSQLVADHKRPHRGDEALFWDEDNLTTLCKPCHDGAKQREEQGLI from the coding sequence ATGAGCAAGCTGAAGGCTCTCCGCTCCGCCCTGCCGTCGCTGCCCAGCACAGTAGCGTACGCGCCGAAGGATGAGCGCGAATACGACCGGCATCGCGATCAGCAGCACTGGCGCAAGTGGTATCACACCGCTCGTTGGAAGAAGCTGCGCTGGGCAGTGCTGGTGCGAGACCTGTTCACATGCACCCGGTGCGGCCGGCTGGAGAATGACACGTCGCAGTTGGTGGCTGACCATAAGCGCCCGCATCGTGGTGACGAGGCGCTGTTCTGGGATGAGGACAATCTGACCACGCTGTGCAAGCCCTGCCATGACGGGGCGAAGCAGCGCGAGGAGCAAGGCCTGATATGA
- a CDS encoding phage major capsid protein, producing the protein MVAIAEQIAAFEAKRATLVAANEGIMTKAADDGATLDEQQEEEFDGNQADIEAIDKHLKRLKGMESALASKATPVAGQNAREGSDSRAGITVKSQPKLLPGIAFARIARVKALAKLGGEGVRETARQLYGEDSETYGVFAKAAVGAATTTGATWAGPLVGDETSAFADFVEFLRPQTILGKFGANGVPSLRRVPFRVPLIGQSSGGDGYWVGEGAAKPLTRFDFTRTTLDPLKVANIAVATMETLRDSSPSAEAIIRDQLAAALVARLDTDFINPAKAASAGVSPASITNGLTFIEASGTDADAVRADIKALFAAFIAANNAPTSGVWIMPATVALSLSLMFNPMGQPEFPGITMNGGTLFGLPVIVSQYVPTAYDADGAGTDFAAGAVVALVNASDIYLADEGGVSVDMSQEASLQMDNAPTNNSATPTATELVSMFQTNSVAFRAERTINWAKRRASAVAALAGVNWG; encoded by the coding sequence ATGGTAGCCATTGCAGAGCAGATCGCCGCGTTTGAGGCGAAGCGAGCAACGCTCGTCGCCGCGAACGAAGGCATCATGACCAAGGCAGCCGACGACGGCGCCACGCTGGACGAACAGCAGGAAGAAGAGTTCGACGGCAATCAGGCTGACATCGAGGCGATCGACAAGCACCTGAAGCGCCTGAAGGGCATGGAAAGCGCGCTCGCTTCCAAGGCCACGCCCGTCGCCGGGCAGAATGCCCGCGAAGGCAGTGACTCGCGCGCAGGCATCACCGTGAAGTCGCAGCCGAAGCTTCTGCCGGGCATCGCGTTCGCGCGCATCGCTCGTGTGAAGGCTCTGGCGAAGCTTGGCGGCGAAGGTGTCCGAGAGACGGCCCGTCAGCTGTATGGCGAGGACAGTGAGACCTATGGCGTCTTCGCCAAGGCTGCCGTTGGTGCTGCTACCACGACCGGCGCGACGTGGGCGGGTCCGCTTGTAGGCGACGAGACCAGCGCCTTTGCTGATTTCGTCGAGTTCCTGCGCCCGCAGACAATCCTCGGCAAGTTCGGCGCGAACGGCGTTCCGTCGCTCCGCCGCGTTCCGTTCCGGGTTCCCCTAATTGGCCAGTCGTCCGGTGGCGACGGTTACTGGGTGGGTGAGGGTGCTGCGAAGCCCCTGACGAGGTTTGACTTCACCCGCACCACGCTGGATCCGCTGAAGGTCGCGAACATCGCGGTCGCCACGATGGAGACGCTGCGCGATAGCTCGCCTTCCGCCGAAGCGATCATCCGCGACCAGCTGGCGGCTGCTCTGGTGGCTCGCCTGGACACGGACTTCATCAATCCGGCCAAGGCAGCGTCGGCTGGCGTGTCTCCCGCATCGATCACGAACGGCCTGACCTTCATCGAAGCGTCCGGCACCGATGCAGACGCGGTGCGCGCCGACATCAAGGCTCTGTTCGCGGCGTTCATCGCGGCCAACAATGCCCCGACCTCGGGCGTCTGGATCATGCCAGCAACCGTGGCCCTGTCCCTCTCGCTGATGTTCAACCCGATGGGTCAGCCTGAGTTTCCGGGGATCACTATGAACGGTGGCACCCTGTTCGGCCTGCCCGTGATCGTCTCGCAGTATGTGCCTACGGCATATGATGCGGATGGTGCTGGCACCGACTTCGCGGCTGGCGCGGTGGTCGCCCTGGTTAACGCCAGCGACATCTATCTGGCTGATGAAGGTGGAGTGTCGGTCGACATGTCGCAGGAAGCTTCGCTCCAGATGGATAATGCGCCGACCAACAACTCGGCCACGCCGACCGCGACGGAACTGGTCTCGATGTTCCAGACCAACAGCGTCGCGTTCCGTGCTGAGCGCACCATCAACTGGGCGAAGCGCCGTGCTTCGGCAGTGGCGGCGCTGGCCGGCGTCAACTGGGGCTAA
- a CDS encoding HK97 family phage prohead protease: protein MNPLGAKFALPLPFLWQHNHDEPIGHVIEATPTKQGIKFKAKIAQTDEPGKLKDLLDFAWQCLKMQLVAAVSIGFRPLKYSYINDGGVDFEEWDWFELSAVTIPAQAEATITSVKSIDAGLRKAAGVPDPEQPMKHIPVFDPRKPRQASKARVVKLDAPARDGAKPFVIREIKRNR from the coding sequence GTGAACCCGTTGGGCGCGAAGTTCGCGTTGCCCCTGCCGTTTCTCTGGCAGCACAATCACGATGAGCCGATCGGCCATGTGATCGAGGCAACGCCGACGAAGCAGGGTATCAAGTTCAAGGCGAAGATCGCCCAGACCGACGAGCCGGGCAAGCTGAAGGATCTGCTCGACTTCGCTTGGCAGTGTCTCAAGATGCAGTTGGTCGCGGCGGTATCAATCGGCTTCCGCCCGCTGAAATATTCCTACATCAATGATGGCGGCGTCGATTTTGAAGAGTGGGATTGGTTCGAGCTCAGCGCCGTAACCATCCCCGCCCAGGCCGAAGCCACCATCACCTCTGTGAAGTCGATCGACGCCGGACTGCGGAAGGCAGCTGGCGTTCCTGATCCAGAGCAGCCGATGAAACATATTCCTGTTTTCGACCCGCGTAAGCCGCGTCAGGCATCTAAAGCGCGCGTCGTCAAACTGGATGCACCTGCCCGCGATGGGGCGAAGCCCTTTGTCATCCGCGAAATAAAGCGGAACCGTTAA
- a CDS encoding phage portal protein, with protein sequence MRFLGLTISRAKAPTALSSVDNRGGWWPVVREAFAGAWQHNVEVKAENVVAHHAVFACQTLIAGDIAKLRVRLVAQDSDGIWSEVKNPAYSPVLRKPNHYQSRIQFIESWVLSKLQRGNAYILKQRDGRGVVVALYVLNPDRVTPLVASDGTVFYDLHADPLSGVSTQVIAPASEIIHDRFNCLFHPLVGLSPIFANGLAATQGLAIQNSSARLFLNGARPSGILTAPGEISEPTAQRLKEHWDNNYSGENAGKVAVLGDGLKFEAMAMKSTDAQLVEQLKWSAEVVCSTFHVPPYKVGIGAQPTYNNVQALNTEYYSQCLQILIEAMELCLDEGLGMADGIGTEFDVDNLLRMDSVSQMAALKEGVGAGILSPNEARAKIDRKPVAGGESPYLQEQNYSLAALSKRDAQEDPWAAGQPKPPPAALPEPSAEDQEEAERAMVALFEKDLREALNA encoded by the coding sequence ATGAGATTTCTTGGGCTGACCATCTCGCGTGCTAAAGCCCCCACGGCTCTATCGTCCGTCGACAATCGCGGCGGCTGGTGGCCGGTCGTCCGGGAGGCGTTCGCGGGCGCATGGCAGCACAATGTCGAGGTAAAGGCGGAGAACGTGGTCGCGCATCATGCGGTCTTCGCCTGTCAGACGCTGATCGCCGGGGACATCGCGAAGCTACGTGTGCGCCTCGTCGCCCAGGATAGCGACGGCATCTGGTCCGAGGTGAAAAACCCGGCCTATAGCCCCGTCCTGCGCAAGCCGAACCACTACCAATCGCGCATCCAGTTCATCGAAAGCTGGGTGCTGTCCAAGCTCCAGCGCGGCAACGCTTATATCCTGAAGCAGCGCGACGGGCGCGGCGTGGTAGTTGCGCTCTATGTGCTGAATCCCGACCGCGTCACCCCGCTGGTCGCATCGGATGGCACCGTCTTCTATGATCTGCATGCGGACCCGCTATCGGGCGTTTCGACACAAGTGATCGCTCCCGCCAGCGAGATCATCCACGATCGTTTTAACTGCCTCTTTCACCCGCTGGTCGGACTGTCGCCCATCTTCGCGAACGGGCTGGCAGCGACGCAGGGTCTCGCGATCCAGAACAGCAGCGCCCGCCTCTTCCTGAACGGCGCGCGGCCGAGCGGTATTCTCACCGCTCCCGGCGAAATCAGCGAGCCGACGGCCCAGCGCCTAAAGGAGCATTGGGACAACAACTATTCCGGCGAGAACGCGGGCAAGGTGGCCGTGCTGGGCGACGGCCTGAAGTTCGAAGCGATGGCCATGAAGTCCACGGACGCGCAGTTGGTCGAGCAACTGAAATGGTCGGCGGAAGTTGTCTGTTCGACGTTCCACGTCCCGCCCTACAAGGTCGGGATCGGTGCGCAGCCCACCTATAACAACGTGCAGGCACTCAACACGGAATACTATTCCCAGTGCCTGCAGATCCTGATCGAGGCCATGGAGCTTTGCTTGGACGAAGGCTTGGGCATGGCGGACGGGATCGGCACGGAGTTCGATGTCGACAACCTGCTGCGGATGGACAGCGTGTCCCAGATGGCGGCGCTGAAAGAGGGTGTCGGCGCTGGCATCCTGTCGCCGAACGAAGCCCGGGCGAAGATTGATCGCAAGCCCGTGGCGGGCGGTGAAAGCCCCTACCTCCAGGAGCAGAACTATTCGCTGGCGGCCCTGTCCAAGCGGGACGCGCAGGAGGATCCGTGGGCGGCTGGTCAGCC
- a CDS encoding DUF1376 domain-containing protein yields the protein MAEFPALPIWTDAYLADTRHLSTLEHGAYFLLMMEAWRRPTCSLPDDDAMLARLAGLDAADWAAVKPVIMSLWKLDRRSKTWTQKRLSKEKQYVRKKSKSQKEKAAKRWNKAKKADAVALPDECPEHAPTPTPTPTVIIEEPIGSSRPPAPDHVSEAFGAYEAMRREIVHGARPLQLGADRRKKLALRLGEIGGLRQWDDVLSAVRRSPFLRGEKSRSGLVATIDWLLEPKNLRKVMEGNYDEPAATCSGGRLAVRNSPIDALSFAISASGLDR from the coding sequence ATGGCTGAGTTCCCAGCGCTGCCCATCTGGACCGATGCATACCTGGCTGACACGCGGCACCTGTCCACGCTGGAACATGGCGCATACTTCCTTCTGATGATGGAGGCGTGGCGACGCCCGACATGTTCGCTGCCCGACGACGACGCAATGCTGGCCCGGCTGGCCGGCCTTGATGCTGCTGATTGGGCGGCCGTGAAGCCCGTGATCATGTCCCTCTGGAAGCTCGACCGTCGCAGCAAAACTTGGACACAAAAACGGCTTTCGAAAGAGAAGCAGTATGTTCGGAAGAAGAGCAAGTCCCAGAAGGAAAAAGCAGCAAAGCGTTGGAATAAAGCCAAAAAAGCCGATGCCGTGGCATTGCCGGACGAATGCCCCGAGCATGCCCCCACACCCACACCCACACCCACAGTTATTATAGAGGAACCTATCGGTTCCTCTCGTCCGCCAGCCCCTGATCACGTTTCGGAGGCCTTCGGCGCATACGAGGCCATGCGGCGCGAGATCGTCCACGGCGCCCGCCCGCTGCAACTGGGGGCAGACCGCCGCAAGAAACTAGCTCTTCGGTTGGGTGAGATCGGGGGACTTCGCCAGTGGGACGACGTCCTCAGCGCTGTCCGGCGCTCCCCGTTCCTCCGTGGGGAGAAATCCCGCAGCGGCCTGGTCGCGACAATCGACTGGCTGCTCGAACCCAAAAACCTGCGCAAAGTGATGGAAGGAAATTACGATGAGCCAGCTGCAACATGCTCAGGTGGGAGGCTCGCTGTTCGAAACAGCCCCATCGATGCCCTCAGTTTCGCAATCTCTGCTTCAGGCCTTGACCGATAG
- the istA gene encoding IS21 family transposase: MIRLGELMMILELHRQGVSISAIARRTGRDPKTIRKYIERGVEAPVYGPRMLGRPNKLAPYLEFLRERVVAFPDLTAARLTREIRELGYMGAYTAVKRFLAAIRPENGPKPFEVRFETPPGVQAQVDFARFVVEFTDEPGVSRIVWLFSLVLGHSRFLFARYVMHQDLQTLLRCHMQAFEALGGVPIEILYDRMKTAVTGEDDQGHIIYNRSLLALAGHYRFVPRACRPYRAKTKGKVERPFSYIRKDFFLGRSFRNLDDLNVQLIDWLDTVANVRVHGTTQRIIVEAFAAEQPELQLLPAGRFDAVLKLERRVSHDGMVSVGGNYYSVPDRTRRVVEIQQLPDKIRIVDLGQVIAEHPVLEGRRQCRIDPAHRTGGSGAKRRIHGKEVIAIGRIGEHVAVRSLAIYQAIGSQLARGERP, from the coding sequence ATGATCCGACTTGGAGAATTGATGATGATCCTCGAATTACATCGGCAGGGCGTATCGATATCCGCCATTGCCCGACGCACTGGTCGCGATCCCAAGACCATCCGAAAATATATCGAACGGGGTGTCGAGGCCCCGGTTTACGGCCCACGCATGCTGGGTCGACCGAACAAACTGGCACCCTATCTAGAATTTTTGCGTGAGCGAGTGGTGGCCTTTCCCGATCTGACGGCGGCGCGTCTGACGCGGGAAATCCGTGAGCTGGGGTATATGGGCGCCTATACTGCGGTAAAGCGGTTCCTGGCAGCGATTCGACCGGAAAACGGCCCCAAGCCCTTCGAGGTTCGGTTCGAGACGCCGCCTGGCGTGCAGGCACAGGTCGACTTTGCCCGGTTCGTCGTCGAATTTACCGATGAGCCCGGCGTCAGCCGGATCGTCTGGCTATTCAGCTTGGTGCTGGGACATTCGCGCTTCCTGTTTGCACGCTACGTCATGCACCAGGATCTCCAAACTCTGTTGCGCTGTCATATGCAGGCCTTTGAAGCGCTCGGTGGCGTCCCGATCGAAATCCTCTACGATCGCATGAAAACCGCCGTAACCGGCGAAGATGATCAGGGCCATATCATCTACAATCGATCATTGCTGGCCCTGGCGGGGCATTACCGCTTCGTGCCACGCGCCTGCCGTCCCTATCGGGCCAAGACCAAGGGAAAGGTCGAGCGGCCGTTCAGCTATATCCGCAAGGACTTCTTCCTGGGCCGCAGCTTCCGCAATCTGGACGATCTCAATGTCCAGCTAATCGACTGGCTCGATACCGTCGCCAATGTCCGTGTCCACGGGACGACGCAGCGGATTATTGTTGAAGCCTTCGCCGCCGAGCAGCCTGAGTTGCAGCTGCTCCCGGCGGGTCGCTTTGACGCCGTTCTGAAGCTGGAGCGCCGCGTCAGCCATGATGGGATGGTCTCTGTCGGCGGCAATTACTACAGCGTTCCCGATCGCACTCGGCGCGTCGTCGAAATCCAGCAGTTGCCTGACAAGATCAGGATCGTAGACCTGGGCCAGGTCATTGCCGAGCACCCGGTTCTTGAGGGGCGTCGGCAGTGTAGGATCGATCCTGCGCATCGGACAGGCGGCAGCGGCGCCAAGCGCCGTATCCATGGCAAAGAGGTAATCGCCATCGGTCGTATAGGCGAGCATGTCGCTGTGCGCTCCCTGGCCATCTATCAGGCGATCGGCAGCCAACTGGCGCGGGGAGAACGGCCATGA
- a CDS encoding terminase large subunit: MDWTTACPDWRERIVARESLIPCPPLFPEEATASMDVFDALRIVDAPGQPTMGEAARPWVRDFASSIFGALNPETGRREIREFFMLISKKNGKSTDAAAIMLTELIRNERRSAEFLILAPTIEVANNSYGPARDMVKADPILRDLLHTRDHLRTIEHRETGATLKVVAADSNTVSGKKATGVLIDELWLLGKNSRADAMLREATGGQVSRPEGFTIYLTTQADEAPAGVFKTKLQYFRDVRDGKIKDRKSLGVLYEFPEEMVERREFLKPSNFYVTNPNLGLSVDQEWLEDEYRKIANADDGSRQVFFAKHLNVEIGLALSNDAWAGARHWEDAADPELVSLEALLSRSEVVVVGIDGGGLDDLLGLAVLGRDKVTRDWLLWSRAWAHADVLERRKEIAPKLRDFVSAGEMVICDMPTQDVIDVADIVEHVKDSGLLPDIAGVGVDAAGITAIVDELAARGIGGEQVVAVQQGYKLNGAILGAERKLKDGTLWHAGQALMAWCVGNAKVEMRGSAVLITKQAAGRAKIDPLAAMFNAVMLMARNPEAKTEKAYQMIIV; this comes from the coding sequence ATGGACTGGACGACTGCCTGTCCCGACTGGCGCGAGCGCATCGTGGCCAGGGAGAGCCTGATCCCGTGCCCGCCGCTGTTCCCCGAAGAGGCGACGGCATCAATGGACGTGTTCGACGCGCTGCGAATCGTGGACGCGCCGGGCCAGCCTACCATGGGTGAGGCTGCTCGCCCTTGGGTCCGTGACTTCGCGTCGAGCATCTTCGGCGCGCTGAACCCGGAGACGGGCCGCAGGGAGATTCGCGAGTTCTTCATGCTCATCAGCAAGAAGAACGGCAAATCGACGGACGCCGCGGCGATCATGCTGACCGAGCTCATCCGGAATGAGCGCCGGTCGGCGGAGTTCCTGATCCTTGCACCGACGATCGAAGTGGCCAACAACAGTTACGGTCCAGCGCGGGACATGGTGAAGGCGGACCCGATCTTGCGGGATCTTCTTCACACCCGCGACCATTTGCGGACGATCGAGCACCGGGAGACCGGCGCAACGCTGAAGGTTGTAGCCGCCGACAGCAACACTGTGTCGGGCAAGAAGGCGACCGGCGTCCTGATCGATGAACTGTGGCTGCTGGGGAAGAACAGCCGCGCCGACGCTATGCTTCGGGAGGCGACGGGCGGCCAGGTATCGCGGCCGGAAGGCTTCACGATCTACCTGACGACGCAGGCGGATGAAGCGCCTGCCGGGGTGTTCAAGACAAAGCTGCAATATTTCCGCGACGTTCGGGACGGCAAAATCAAGGATCGCAAAAGCCTGGGCGTCCTCTATGAGTTTCCGGAAGAGATGGTGGAGCGCCGGGAGTTCCTGAAGCCGTCCAACTTCTACGTCACAAATCCCAACCTCGGCCTTTCGGTCGATCAGGAATGGTTGGAAGACGAGTATCGGAAGATCGCGAACGCGGACGATGGTTCGCGGCAGGTCTTCTTCGCGAAGCATCTCAATGTCGAGATTGGTTTAGCGCTCAGCAACGACGCCTGGGCGGGCGCCCGGCACTGGGAAGATGCGGCGGATCCTGAACTGGTTTCGCTCGAAGCGCTGCTGTCCCGCTCCGAAGTGGTCGTGGTGGGGATTGACGGGGGTGGGTTGGACGATTTGCTCGGCTTGGCAGTGCTCGGCCGTGACAAGGTGACCCGCGATTGGCTGCTCTGGTCGCGCGCCTGGGCCCATGCGGACGTTCTGGAGCGCCGCAAGGAAATCGCGCCGAAGCTGCGTGACTTCGTCAGCGCCGGTGAGATGGTGATCTGCGACATGCCCACGCAAGACGTCATCGATGTAGCCGATATCGTGGAGCATGTGAAAGACAGCGGCCTCCTGCCTGACATTGCGGGCGTCGGCGTCGACGCAGCAGGGATCACTGCGATCGTGGACGAACTCGCAGCCCGAGGCATCGGCGGCGAGCAGGTCGTTGCAGTCCAGCAGGGCTATAAGCTCAACGGCGCCATCTTGGGCGCAGAGCGCAAGCTGAAGGACGGCACGCTGTGGCATGCGGGTCAGGCGCTGATGGCCTGGTGCGTGGGCAATGCCAAGGTCGAGATGCGCGGCAGCGCTGTGCTCATCACGAAGCAGGCGGCAGGGCGGGCGAAGATCGACCCTCTCGCCGCCATGTTCAACGCCGTCATGCTGATGGCGCGCAACCCCGAGGCCAAGACCGAGAAGGCCTACCAGATGATTATCGTCTGA